ttaattggagTCACTTGAAAATGTAGTTTGTTCCTTTCTATTTTATCATCCAATGTTAAAATATATGCTATAATTTTAAAGTAGAATAGATAATGTTGTTAGGTTCAATTGATTTAtctaatatatgatttttttgtatgatttatttattttttaaaatattttatagaattataaaagtaaaatatatttaaactatttagaTAGATGTGAAactgttatatttataaaaagaaaaaaaaaatcataacaataGCTAAAAGAAAATGTGGGTTGGTTTtcagaattatttatttattccatCCAGTTGATAATTTTgtcttcaaaattattttttaatttcgttataataaaaatttgtctttaaaactttatatatatatatatatatatatatatatatatatatatatatattcacatatataaccaaaaaatcataattttaaatttattaagagaTTAATTActatatcttaaatttaaaatcgtctACTTAGAAACCTGGAGttcctttctatttttaaaaagaggcataaaaaagtaaagaaagcagataaataatatttcttaagaccttcttaaaaataattttcttatttttttaataattatttatagaaatatttaggattttttaaacaatgatttcggatgaaaatattttacattgtaGTTTTCTGTGAACTATAATacgataaaattatttacttttagtaATTATATTAAGATTCATGTTTCTACTAATTTTTAACGAGTTGAgagtgtaaatttttatattaaagatgtactaaaattacaatttcatttcaaaaactATATGTACAGTTGTTTCCTACttattgttaatataaaataataatttattacagTTTTTTCCTACTTATtgctaatataaaataataatttatcaaaaccaactgcatttataattttcatttatcaatatttcatatttgaatCATCATTCTTAATACACATGTTAAAAATTACGTCCAGCAATGTATCACGATAAGGCACCATTAAAACATGCATTATGATACTAAAAATACATCAATATAAacaagatatttttatattattatttattattattttcacgtCACTTTTCTTCTATACTTAATTTTAGACAATATGTATCTATTTCATGAAATGGTAGAGAGCTATACATttgaattcaaataatattgatataatgtaaatattatttctttagtCATAAATTATTACACACAGAGTTAGatagttaattttaaactaaatacttttaaatttgtttgtaaggtaattttaagtaaattcgatatattttttttattgaattaagtTGAAGTTGATGAATACGTATATTAAAAGAGAGCAAACCAAAgttcaaaaattataatgattaactttaaaataaaaaaaaaggttctaATAATATCAGTATGCTCCATGCATCGTAAAGCTGAGGATTCAAGCTTTTGACTCATTTAAAAAACACGTATTTtgtatgataaataaattacatttaacATATAATCAGACCAACTACTTTGGTTTAAGGtctatatcatttttttttaattctaatccCTATTATTATAAGTGTTTTGATTCCAAATTTGTAGAccatcatataaaatattgttggttttaaaaattataattttattttagaaatgcAAAACtccatcattattttattttaaaaaaataaaataaaaattaaactgttttaaatttcaatctctaaataatataaaattatagtctataatttcaccttttttttttaaatatttacttttctttattttttccatcAATAAGTATAAACAGAATTGCATGTAAATTGCGATTTTTTTAGTACACAGCACAGTTGAGCTTTATTATTTAAACGTATTTATTTCAATGATatgatttatcatttattatcaaaatttgacTTTCAGTTTCGGACCGAATtctgaattaaatatataatatttttcatggaACTgaaattatatacaattttaaaaaataaaaaggaataatcAAAACAATCAGTATTTTAttgaagtaataaaaatataattaatataaagtcTATCAAATTTGGAAGATTAGATTAGAACACCGAATTGTAacgttttgttttcttttatctacGGACCAAAACCGAAAGACATTCagataaatatttgaatatataaaatcttaTCTGGCCAAGCGTGctagtttagaaaaaaaataattaagtaaattaaaaatatttagaaaagttAAAGTGTGGGCCCCAGTAGTGAAACGACAGTGGAAGGCTGCGCATGAGCCAACCAAAGAACGCTCCTATCTTGGACCGCATATTCCGCGCGGCATACGAAGcttttgaatttaatttcatGACCATTTTGCCCTTCACCTTTTCCCATATTCCCACTCACTGCTTCACTTCCAATGCTCTTCACACTCCTCATTCTTAATCATTAAATCTCAACCTTTAAGGCAAAATCATTTAATTCCCCATTTCAATTCCatttttcaaattcactttTCATACCAATCATATTTTCGGTTACAATTTCTCAGTCAAACCTTCGTTTTTGTGTGTAATTTTTCTTAACTCCAGAATTAAAAACCTCTGCTTCCTTTCAATTTCGAATTGTTCGTCTGCGCAATCTTCTTTTACGGTTTGAAACCCTGTGagttcttctctctctctctctgtataTGTCTTTTgtttggacaattttttttttctttttgttgagtTTGTGTCTCCTGAGAAAGTTGATAAAGGACAATTGGAATTGGAAAAGTTGGTTTCACTTTTTCTCCACCTCACTCATGTCAGCAAAACCCTGAATTTcaggttttctttcttttagggTTATGCAATTCAGGCTTTGTGGAGCAAGGAAACTGGGCACACCACTGTTTCCTTTCTgttttttagcttttttttttttccttttctgagtaatttatgagaaaattgGATGGTTTTAGGATGTGGGTCTGCGATAATTCGTTTTCTTTTGTATGGTTTCTGGTGTTGTTATTGTTTACTTGATGGAATTGGTTAATAATCGGACCATGTTTGTCGTATGAATCCAAGAAACAGGGTTTTTGTTTGTAACGGGCAAGGTTTGGGTTGAGGATAATGTCGTCTTTTCGTTCACTGCATCAGCTTGGTTGTTGGCTGGcttactaattaattaataatgtctGGTCGTATCCGTTGCGTTTTGATattctttgtttaatttttattttgaaaaagtgaaCGTTgttgaaatcaaaatcaaataatcgGTGTTTCTCTTTGGTGTAACGTGTGGGTGTGGAAGTTGATATTTGATGAACTTGTGGCAGTGATTGTAGGAAAGGTTTAACGCATGAAGAAActattctttttcaaatcttctGCTTCTAGCAGTGGAAATAACAACAATGCAACTCCGCCGAAATCAACAAATAAGCAAAAGGCATGGGATAGTGTTTCCGAGATTGGAATGAACAATCAAGCTTACGGTAAAGCTGATGATTATTTCCAGAGCTCCAAGGGCTTGTTCTCCAAAACTCGAAAAAATGTTTCTGATGATCAGAGTTCTTCTGGTGTTCCAGATCTCAGAAGGAGCAGGTCACTGTCGTCATCTGCTTGCCAGTTCAGAGATCCAACCAGGTCTCCTTCAAGTAGCATTGTTAGTGATCCATATCATCAATTTGAGCGTTCATCTCGGTGAGACTTGATAACCTAACTTTTGAAGCATATTGTTGACTGAACTGAAGCTTATTCCACGTTGTATTGGCTACATTTTGcacatatttattttggttgaactttctatgtgtatatatatcAGTTGTCAGGCTCCTAACCATGAGAAACAAAAGCGGGACAAGACAACCCAAGTTTCTTCTGTCCAGAATTCGCACAGATATGAGAGACCTGGGTCTACCAGTTCTTCAAGATCCCATCACGAGTCATCTGGGAACTCATCCACTTGTTCCAGCAACATTTCAAGTAAGGTTGTTGATCGTTACATTGATGGAGAGCAGCATCCGGAGGAAAGTAGGCCCAGGAACAATTCACAAAGAAATAATAGTAGACATGGGAGCTATGGTATGAAGCTTCCTCCAAAAGTTCAGCTTACAGCACCTAATTCACCAACTCATGGAATCAAAGACAAACCAAGGGTTCATTCATTTAGAGAAGCTAAAGTTACCCGCCATCGGTTCTCATCCCGAGATTGGGCAGAAAATTGTGTTGGACCAGAGTCCCCGAGGAGTCTTGCAAAAAATGTGATCGAGAGACTTTCTCAGTCCTGTGATATCCCCAAGACATGTTCGCAGAATGTTAACACTGATAATCCAATCACAATTGAAGATATATATTCTAGATCTGTTAATGGACATTATGACTCTGATTTTGATGATACTCGGcctaaaaataatttgttggaCGAGCCCTACAGAATGACAAATGGCTATCATGGCATCGATGGCCATTTTGAGGGTTTAAGCTGTTATGAACCTGAAGAGGATGCGGATGCAGACCTACTAAGAAGATCAAAGGAGGCTGAGGAGAGGGTTATTCTTCTTTCAAAGAAACTGGAGCAAGAAAGCTTTTTTCCTGATGGTGGTTATGATGTGTCAGTACTGATTCAGACAATGAGACATCTACTAGAGGAGAAAATAAGTTTGGCTCTGGAAGTTTCAGCCCATCTAAGGTCTCAAATTTCTGACAGAGTCTCCGCCAGAGAAGAACTTAGCCGTGTCAAAACAGAACTTGATTATCGGACTCAGagactagaaaaagaaaagaacgaGATGCAGTCAGCATTGGAGAAGGAATTGGACAGGAGGTCAAGTGACTGGTCATTTAAACTTGAGAAATACCAGTTAGAGGAGCAAAGGCTTCGTGAGCGAGTTAGAGAGCTTGCGGAGCAGAATGTGTCACTTCAAAGGGAAGTCTCCTCTTTAAGTGAGAGGGAAATGGAAAGCAAAAGTGTGATGGCATATACTGACCAACAACTCAAGGCACTGACTGATAACACAGagataatgaaaaaggaaattcTGGATTTGCAGCAAAATCAATTGGAACTACAAGACAAATATAAGGTATCAGAAGAAAACAGGGATTGTATCCTAAGAAATTTtgaagagaaggagaaggagtgCAAGGAGTTACACAAGTCCCTGACAAGGTTATTAAGAACTTGCAGTGAGCAAGAGAAGACAATAACTGGATTACAAGATGGGTTTAGCGAGGAGCTTTATAAAACCCAACCCATGGAGAGTGCTGACAAGCACACTGCAAAAATGCGAATGGAGCAAATGAGATTGACTGGAGTGGAACTTGCCTTGAGAAAGGAGCTGGAGTCTTGCAGGTTTGAGGCAGATTCTCTTCGCCATGAGAATATAATGCTCTTGAATCGCTTGAAAGGTGACAGGAAAGAATGTGTTGCTACCACTTATAGACTAGATAAAGAACTATGGGCCCGCATCTACTGCCTTCAGAATCAAGGCCTAACAATGCTAAATGAAAGCACATACTTGTGTTCAAAATTACTGGAATTCGTTAAAGGTAAAGGAAACCATCTTCGCCAAAATGTCCAGCTGGATCAAGAAGTGATTGGAAATGGTTTAGATGGGCAATTTATTGTTGAATCTGAAACTAAAATTCAGGGGCTCAAAAGTGGCACTGAGGGTTTAGCAAGGAGTTTGCAGACGATGTCTTCTTTGTTGAAAGATAAGTCAAATCCATTGACTTCCAAATTTCAATCAGAGTGTATAGAGGCTGGTAAACTAGCTACAATAAATGATCAATTATCTGAGGTAAATTTCTTCAGAAAGTTTTACTTAATGGAATTAAATTGTGAAACCTCTATTCTACTGTCTGCttgttgatttattttaaatctgtttTACATAAGTTGTTCATTGAAAGTTCATGTCGATCATGTTTACACTTGTATAGGATACTTTAAGAACTGAACTTAAAGCAGAATGTTTGTTGACGAG
This genomic interval from Vigna radiata var. radiata cultivar VC1973A chromosome 8, Vradiata_ver6, whole genome shotgun sequence contains the following:
- the LOC106772821 gene encoding myosin-6 isoform X2 is translated as MKKLFFFKSSASSSGNNNNATPPKSTNKQKAWDSVSEIGMNNQAYDLRRSRSLSSSACQFRDPTRSPSSSIVSDPYHQFERSSRCQAPNHEKQKRDKTTQVSSVQNSHRYERPGSTSSSRSHHESSGNSSTCSSNISSKVVDRYIDGEQHPEESRPRNNSQRNNSRHGSYGMKLPPKVQLTAPNSPTHGIKDKPRVHSFREAKVTRHRFSSRDWAENCVGPESPRSLAKNVIERLSQSCDIPKTCSQNVNTDNPITIEDIYSRSVNGHYDSDFDDTRPKNNLLDEPYRMTNGYHGIDGHFEGLSCYEPEEDADADLLRRSKEAEERVILLSKKLEQESFFPDGGYDVSVLIQTMRHLLEEKISLALEVSAHLRSQISDRVSAREELSRVKTELDYRTQRLEKEKNEMQSALEKELDRRSSDWSFKLEKYQLEEQRLRERVRELAEQNVSLQREVSSLSEREMESKSVMAYTDQQLKALTDNTEIMKKEILDLQQNQLELQDKYKVSEENRDCILRNFEEKEKECKELHKSLTRLLRTCSEQEKTITGLQDGFSEELYKTQPMESADKHTAKMRMEQMRLTGVELALRKELESCRFEADSLRHENIMLLNRLKGDRKECVATTYRLDKELWARIYCLQNQGLTMLNESTYLCSKLLEFVKGKGNHLRQNVQLDQEVIGNGLDGQFIVESETKIQGLKSGTEGLARSLQTMSSLLKDKSNPLTSKFQSECIEAGKLATINDQLSEDTLRTELKAECLLTSLLREKLYSKELQAEQMEAELATAVRGNDILRSEMQNALDNLSSLTHKLKDLELQMLKKDESRNCLQNDLQQSNRELTMMRGKLPKVTEERDYMWEQVKQYSEQNMLLNAEVNVLKKKIETLEENNLEKEGQISILQDSLAKRSFDDLLGSPEHKFFGTKLL
- the LOC106772821 gene encoding myosin-6 isoform X1, translating into MKKLFFFKSSASSSGNNNNATPPKSTNKQKAWDSVSEIGMNNQAYGKADDYFQSSKGLFSKTRKNVSDDQSSSGVPDLRRSRSLSSSACQFRDPTRSPSSSIVSDPYHQFERSSRCQAPNHEKQKRDKTTQVSSVQNSHRYERPGSTSSSRSHHESSGNSSTCSSNISSKVVDRYIDGEQHPEESRPRNNSQRNNSRHGSYGMKLPPKVQLTAPNSPTHGIKDKPRVHSFREAKVTRHRFSSRDWAENCVGPESPRSLAKNVIERLSQSCDIPKTCSQNVNTDNPITIEDIYSRSVNGHYDSDFDDTRPKNNLLDEPYRMTNGYHGIDGHFEGLSCYEPEEDADADLLRRSKEAEERVILLSKKLEQESFFPDGGYDVSVLIQTMRHLLEEKISLALEVSAHLRSQISDRVSAREELSRVKTELDYRTQRLEKEKNEMQSALEKELDRRSSDWSFKLEKYQLEEQRLRERVRELAEQNVSLQREVSSLSEREMESKSVMAYTDQQLKALTDNTEIMKKEILDLQQNQLELQDKYKVSEENRDCILRNFEEKEKECKELHKSLTRLLRTCSEQEKTITGLQDGFSEELYKTQPMESADKHTAKMRMEQMRLTGVELALRKELESCRFEADSLRHENIMLLNRLKGDRKECVATTYRLDKELWARIYCLQNQGLTMLNESTYLCSKLLEFVKGKGNHLRQNVQLDQEVIGNGLDGQFIVESETKIQGLKSGTEGLARSLQTMSSLLKDKSNPLTSKFQSECIEAGKLATINDQLSEDTLRTELKAECLLTSLLREKLYSKELQAEQMEAELATAVRGNDILRSEMQNALDNLSSLTHKLKDLELQMLKKDESRNCLQNDLQQSNRELTMMRGKLPKVTEERDYMWEQVKQYSEQNMLLNAEVNVLKKKIETLEENNLEKEGQISILQDSLAKRSFDDLLGSPEHKFFGTKLL